TGATTATGGCTAGGGACTAGGACTTGTTTGGAACATCTCTATGGAGATTCTATCTAATCATAGTAGTTAATTAATTGTGTTTAACTGTGCCACTGTCGTATTTCTTCTGATCTAAGGAATATATATTCATGATGCTTCAAGGTTGATATTGGTCATGCGTTTTTGCCTAAAACCTGGTGGGCTGGGGAATACAGAAAATAACCACAAAAGCAACTCTGTGGGCTTTATAGGATCATGAATTTGTTCGTTATGATACTGCCACATCTAGACACTCCAGGCATCTCGTGGGGTGAATGTCCTGAGGTGTGGCCTGGACGGTAGAAGCTGAAAAATCTCACGTTAGCTTAGACACTGGACTGGTAGGGGGAGAGGACAGTAGGTAGTACCATCAGGGCCTTTTTGAGGACTTCTTTGTTTCCACAGCTCGTGTGCTCTGGTTGTGTTGCGCAGAGGTTGCTGACTGACACACTCTGACCTCTCTTTCAGATTTTAGTTCGCAAACTTCCTGATGGCAGAGAACTCTGGGGGAGGATTGTTGAAACAGAAGCTTATCTGGGTGGGGAAGATGAAGCTTCCCACTCAAAAGGTGGGAAGCAAACTCAACGCAACGCAGCAATGTTCATGAAACCAGGAACCCTGTACGTGTATCAGATCTACGGGATTTATTTCTGCGTGAATGTTTCCAGCCAAGGTAAGTTGAGGCTGAAAGAGATGTAACGCCTACAGCACAGGGATGATATTTCAAGGTACACTTGCTGTGTTGCAGTGGCTTGTGAGCTCCCTGGGGGCTCTGTGAAGTCAGTGACTAGCTGCCAGTCTTTCCTTGGAACCGGGGTTTCGCCACTGTGAACAGTACGTGGCTGTGGACACACAGGGTGTTGACTTTCAGCATTACAAGCAGGGCCCACCTCCAGCTGCATGGTGGCCAGCCCAGTGGGGTTTTGGTCCCAGCTGTGAGCTGTGTGAGCTGTGCAGGAACAGAAATAAAGACTAAGAACTGGAGGAGAATCTTCATAGGATGGAGCTTTCAGTTTTAATGACCTGGGCTGCTGCCTTATTCATGTGATTCACTGGACTTTGTTCCTTGAAAGTGGTGATGTAGAAGTAAACTTGCAGTCTAACTTAAATCTTGGTATCTGTTATCAGGACAAGAAACTCTTCTGTCTCCTACCTTTATCTTCAGAAGTTGTAAATgttggggaaaacaaaaaggtCCGAGATATCCTAAGCAAGGAGTCAATGTAGGAGTGTTTTAGCTGCTTTGCTGTATCTTAAAAccgaaaaaaacctccaaccccAAATCAAAATACCCAGACTGTTACAGAATCTTCAATCTTCTTTTATTATTCTCAAGATAATATAATAACCCCCTAATCAAGTTATTCTGGAATTTACTCAGACTCTCCTTCCACAGCTCCTCTTAACATGCAAGTGCTACTTCTaaaacgtggggttttttttctttcctgtaagaATGACAGTGTTTGCGTTGCAATAGAGCTATTGGTTAATCAGACACCTTGAAACAGCAGCAGGTATTTTATGGATAAATACTcattttgttaggaaaaaaaaaatctcaaaaataatttctttttgacCATTTCAAAGATACAGCTTCATAAAACCCCATCACTTGTATATTCCTAAGTGGAAAGCGAATGTGGTAACAGTGACCGTTAATCCTCGGGTTTTGGCCTTTGGACAGGAGCCACGTGGGAAAACAGTGCCAGGTTATAGTGTGGGGGAAGAGCCTGTCTTCCTAAATGGAGGTCTGGAGTCTGGTGGATGAACACATGTGAACTTCATTACATTGTCTCTGCCAAATCTGTTCAGATAATGAAAGCAGAACGGTTCGTTTTTCAGGATGGGATTCTTTAGTGTTTGAAATAGTAGGAataagaatttttattaaaaaaagatgctTAGCCTTTGAATTCTAAAAAGATTTCTTTGAAGTGTATACTTTGGGAAATTTTCCCTTATATACCTGTGTTTAGTTTTGTAGCAAATCAGTTGGAGAGCTCACTGTTGTGATGGATTTagttggatttattttttgttacaaACTTAGTCTCCACTGGCTATGCTGACACCTGGCACAGCTGTCACTGCCAGCTTTGTCGGGGACACACGGAAGCAAATACACACCAGGCAGAGCCGTGCTATCACAGATGCACCTACACCAGTAGGATTTACTCCTTCAGTATATTTGCCCACGTATTGAAAGAAAGAATTTGAGGAGGAACCGTACCTGAGATGCTTTTCTCATCTTAACACAGACTGAGAAGCAGCCTGCCCTGTTAGTCTGAGGAGGGACTGAGGAAGTCCTCTTCTGCGGTGGCACTCCGCACCTGGGTAGAAGGCAAAAGCATCTCATTCTCTGGCTGTGGGACAGGTCTTGGAAACTTTGTTTTGAATCTGGCTGTGCAGAAAACACAAGGAAAcactggtcaaaaaaaaaaaaaaaagaaacagcagcctcTTGTGGCATAACCTGATCCTTCTTAGTAGCACAGACCACACTTCGCTTATAGCATGAACTTCTGATGTAATAGGATTTCATCATCTCTGCAGGGAATTTGATGCAAACTATCTGAGTACTGCAGCGTCTCCCTGGGAGTGACTGACCAGGAAAGGAACATGAACGTGTTATTTCTGATGGTGCCACTTGAAAAGACTGAACAGAAATTACCGAGAGAAGActaaatgctttcctttttcaaaggGCACATCTCCAGTGGTGTCTCAGAGCTGCATCACTCTTTTCTTGGATTTTGGCAGTGCAAAGCTCAGAGCAGCACGAATGTGGAATGACTGCATCTGTTCCCACGTATGATCTTCTGCCTCCTGTGATCTCCCAGGATCTTTCATGTTCTCCCTCAACTGTCTTCCAAGCTGAAGGTTTTTCAGTCTGCTTAGTTATTCCTTCCTTAGGCTCTGGCTCCAAAGCCAGTCTGTACCTTTGGTAATCCTGGTTGTCTGTCCCTGAATCTCTTCCAGTTTCGTTGTATCTTCCTGTAGATGGAGGGGAGGAGCAGAACAAGTctagacatacacacacacaaattctgGGACAGCAGAGCAACTTGCTTTATGTGAGTAGCTGGGGTTTACATCTGGGAATATCGTATGGCATTGCTGCAGCAAATTGGAGCAGTGGAgaaggttttgggggggttcCCTGATGTCTTCAAACACACACAGATTGACCCTGTCTTAAGCCGTTTCAGTTTTGACCTGGATACATGTTAGCAAAGCTCATACTGAATGACATGAGAATGAGGGGAAAACCAGAGCTGATTTAAGGAGAAATTAATTCTAGAGATTTTCCAAATGACTCTTGCAAAGTGTTTCTGTTTGGCCACTGGGTGATTTGCATCAAAATACTCATGTAATCGTACACTGATGTTTTAACAAAGCGTTTCTTTCTGGAGGCTGTTGGAACAAGCACGTAGATTTAAGTGAGATCCAGTGCGGTTTGAGATGGTTTATTAAAGTCAGCACAAATTAATAATCACAAACAAATTCTTAGCTGGCTTAGATTAAACTCTCTAGTTTCGTAGTGCAGGCAAGTGTCTCTGCTGCTTAAATTACAGGATCCTTGTAGGAGGAAAGCAAGCAGTTCAAACAACCAGTATATCCTCTTCAGTGCTGGCAGTGactgctgtcctgctgctgctcagactCTTGAGCTGAGAGTGACCGCAGAGCTGATCTGGAGGCActggctgctctgcaggctgctgtCCTCTGGAGAGGTCAGGGTGTTGCACCGTCCCTGCGCACAGACGCTGCACAGGGCTGTCCCAGACACACGCTCTCGGGACCAGGCAAGCAGCATGAATTGGACTGTGCAGCAGACTTTGTTTTAAGAAGTAGTTTAACACCGACTTGAATCATGCTGGGGCCTTCTTGGTCCTGAATCGGCTCAGATCTGAGGCCTGTGCAGAGCGTTACATGCAGCTCGTACTTGTTCCCTCTGCTCAGCTTGTCAAGAACAGGGTATTTGGCTCCTGAGACTCTGGCTCTTTAGAGACCTCTTGTTTTGATGTGTAACCCCACAGTATTGTCTCTTTTAACACCAGGTGGAATAAATTTTCTCTACTGTTTTGTATATTTGGCTTATGCTAGACTTCAGGCTCAGCAGTGCCACTTGGGGGTAGGAAGaggtgtgtccccatgtccccagcagagctgtgctggcagaggtGCCTGGTAGAGCAGCTACAAAAGCAGAGACCTCACCTTGAGAGCCACCACCACTTGTAGTGTCCTCAGCAGCACGTCCCAGCCCAGCCTGATGCTGCCAACAGACATCAGAAGCACTTCAGCTGTAGCATTGTTCTGCCACTTTGCTGGGGCACGAAGTTGTGGCTGTTAGTGTGTTCAGTCCCGTTCACTTGACTGTATCTTTGTGTTCATAAAACCGTAACGGGCTGAAGGGTGGgctcaaatattttctgttgctggggaaggggaaatcTTTGTGCACATCCCTGAGATGAAGCTGCGTGCTGGGGCTTTTACTGTGGGAGGTCTTTCCATCACTGGGTGAAATACTGCCACTGCCTGAAGCTGTAGGGGGCATCACTCCACTGGTTCTTTGGAGAAATCATAGTGGCAGAGGAAGAAGAGTTTATAGAAAAAACATAACCAGTGTCTTTCAGTGTGTGTGAATCCTACAGCATATCCCGGGCAGCACAGTGATCTTAGTACAAAGAGCTTTCCCAAGGGTTAAGAGGGATCTTGGGCTTCCTGCACTTCAGGAAGAGGGTAAATGCCAGTCAAGCTTCTCTTTGACTTTGCTGTATTTGTTTCTCTGGAATTTGCCAAGGTGTGTTTTGCTGCCAGATCTGAAAGAATAACTTATAAAATCAAGATCTCAGTGGTGTTCTGCCCAGGGTCCTACTGCATGGACTTCCCCCTAACTTTCAGATCCTAGACTAGGATTTGAAGGAAGGATTTTGGGAGCAGTGAGTCAGACGggtggagagaggagaaaattttcttctctccagtgGCCAAGAGCTGTTTCCAAGAATGGGAGCTGGAGCTGTTCCAGGGAAGGAGCAGCAAGCTGCGCAGTGGGGGTGTGGGACTTCCCTATCGCTTTATGATTTCTAGCTGCTCAAGGAGAGAACTGGCCTCTGCGCTGTTAGATCCCAGCTTTTAGCTCTGGATGCTACTCGTTACACGGAGTGACTCGGGCATGGGGGGCAGATACTCGGCATCTCTGGACTGGCACCGCTGCGGATGGCGTCTCAGCGCCCAGGTGGTGTCAGGCAGATGCTGCAGCCAGATAAACCCCGAGAGCAAACCGCTGCAGGGAGCCAGGACGGCAGCCTGAAGCACTCTGGCAGGCAGGAGTTGACTCAGAAGGATTTGGCTACTCTTTGatagttaaaataaaacttctgatGGGCAAGTGTGTTTAGGAGGGACCCAAGCATCAGCCCCGGGGTGCAGGGACAGATGGGGGCAGAGAAGGCAGTAGGTCGTCGTGGCACCCCTGCACTCTgaccctgcctgctgcctccagctctgcccacagctcCGGCGGGGTTGTGGCCACACTCGGGGGCTGCTGACGTGGAGCCGGGCACAGGGTCTGTGTTGCACAGAGCTAGGAAGAGTGTGAAAACTTTCTGGTGGAAATGCAGAAAGAGCAGCCAGAGACAGAAATGCCCGGTACCCCCTGCCACGGCTCTGGGAGCACCTGCAGTTTCTCCGAGGGCTTGTCTGTCTTCACATGAACTCCCCGAGGACTCGGTTCAATTCAAGTCGAACCAAGGGTTCCACTTGTGATGGGTGAAAGTGAGCAGTGTCGTAGTGATTGCTCAGAGCAGTGTCATTAGTGATTGCTCACAATCCCACAGTTGTTGCTGCCGAGTGAGGCAGCATCCTGAGGCGAAGGatgtttctttgtgtgtggatgaAAAGCAGATTTAGGACATGGAACATGTTCTTAAAAATCTAAAATGACCTTTGAGCTCTAAATCACTGTAGTACAGGGAAGCAGCTTTTGGCTGCCAGATTAGCATCAATCCCCTTCCTTAGAGAAGGGAGTGCCGGGGAGCAGATTGCTGACAGCTGTTGGAAATGTCTGTTGACTTCACAGAGCTGTCCTGAGGGCAGGGGGGCTCAGGGCAGGTTCAGGGCAACAGCCACACCTTGCAAAGCCTGACATCAGGCCCTCAGTTGGGAGCCCAGGAGGGTGATTTAGCGTGGGACTGGTACAAAATCAGGGAGGGATGCTATTTTTGGAAATGGCGGATCCTCAGGGATCTGTCAGTGCCTACCAAAAAAGCCTTTGCCAGGCGTGAGCATGGCTCCAGATGTTTGAGGCTGGAGAGGGGATTCTCACGGAGCGGCATCACGCAGATGCTGGCGGGCAGGAATGTCGTGGGCGGCCCGGCACAAGGGCTGCTGTGTGGGCCAGCACACAGGGCGCTTCACCAGGCGCGCTCCTCGCCCACCCCAGGTCACGAGGGGACCTTCCGTGCTGTCCCGCGGGAAATACCGAGGAGGTGCTTGTGTCCCGCTGAGGCTGGAGGTCCTGGGCACGGGGGGATGCCCGTGCTCACAGCTGTCACCAGAATCAGGGAGGGCAGCTGGATCCAACGGCTGCGGGGGGCTGGAGCTTCCTAAGGCTCCTGACAGGGTGGCAAATCACATTTGAGAAGCGAATCTGtcacttttcttcagttcttgtCACAGAAGGGTCTCTGCTGGAGTGATGCTCCCAGGGCCGTGCATCCCACAGCCAGAGACCGCACAGCCCCGGGGTCCCTGGCCCGAGGGTTTGGCTGGCTCCGGGCTGTGGCTGGCGGTTACCCGTCGCCCGGAGCCATGGGGGTCCCACCTGCCCTTACACCTCCACGGGGGGGTTGAGTTGGCAGCGCCTGCAGCCAGGGCTCCCGCAGCGGCGCAGTCGGcagctgctccctcccagccctttGTCCAGCCTGACTCTGCggctgcctctgcctgctggcCCCATCCCCGCTCATTCCTCCTCTCCTTTGTCAGCTGGAGTTCGTGTAATCAGTTTATTATAAATCCACTGGGTTTGGGAGCAGCTTTAGATAGCTACGCCCAAAGTGAACCATATGTGTATTTATTCCTGAACACTGTGTtgacataagaaaaaaacctcttgccCTCTGGTGAGCCTCGGAGCAGCAGCTAGGCTTGGAACATCCAGAGGTGGGGTTGGGGAAGAGCAAGTCAGCGCTGCTCAATAAATGACATGGAGGTACGGGACCCTGGGCACTCAGAAACGGGAAGATGGGGCGCTGGCCCTGCGTTAGCTGCTGACTCTGGAGCCTGGCACTTGAAGCAGAGTGGCCCGAGGGAAGGACAGACCCTGCGGTCAGGGGCTGAGCTGAGCCGCAGGCTCAGAGCCCGAGTGCCGCTGCTGGCGGCGGGGCTGAAGGCCCGGCTGTTCTCCACCTCAGCCCGCGTAACGCCCGTTCTTGTTCTGCACAGGGGAAGGGGCCGCAGTATTGCTTCGCTCTTTGGAACCTCTTCAGGGTTTAGAGGCGATGAGAGAGCTGCGCAGCGCTTCAAGGAAAGGCCCCCCAAAGCTGCTGAAGGACTGGCAGCTGTGCAACGGGCCCTCCAAGCTCTGCCAGGCCTTCGGGATCGACAAGGCTTTTGACCAAAGGGACCTGACGCAGGACACAGCCATCTGGATGGTACCCGGACCCGACCCCCCCGGGGAGCAGGACGTGGTGGCCACAACGAGGATTGGTATCGGCAACAGGGGAGAGTGGGCACAGAAACCTCTCAGGTTTTATTTACGAGGAAACAAATTTGTGAGTGTTGTAgacaagaaaacagagagagagatggcAGCAGTGGGACGCTTCTCTTGCAGCTGACGAGTCGTACAGGTCCCACTGGCCAGGACCTGAGCTCTGCTCTGTGTGACGGCCTCAGGCTGCGTCACGGCAGCAGCCAGGGCGCACACAGCGGCCTGGGGGCTTTTAACAATAAATGTACTTTATCACAGTGGATGGGGCAAGGTGGAATTTTAtttgtggggcagaggggcaTGGGTCTCCCAGCCAGCACTAAGATCTGTTGTGGCTGTTGAAGCCACTTTGCCCCTTGCGTGTGGATGCAGGAGTGAGCAGGGGGCTGAGCGGTGAAGGGTCACAGCTCCGAGCTGCTCCCAGCAGAGACCAGCACTcggctgctgcagggctggcagaggagagagcagaggagcTCAAGGAGGGATCTTACTGTTCTCTACAACTACCTCTTGGGAGGGGGTGGTGAAGAGGGAGCCAGGCTTTTGTCAGACAGGAtgagaggcaacgggcacaagcCAGGAAACAGGAAATTCTCATTAGCTGtatggaaaaaaattttcaccatgtgagggtggtcaaacactggaacagtgACCCAGAGAAACTGTGGGACCTTCAAACCTCCCCTGGACAAGCTCCTGAGTGACCTGATCTAACACATTTTCTCTGGCAAAAGACCTCCAGAGACCCCTTCCAATCTACACCAGTCTATAATGTCCAGCTTAGAGAACAAGAatgctttttgtgtgttttgtttttttttccccaggtg
The DNA window shown above is from Athene noctua chromosome 15, bAthNoc1.hap1.1, whole genome shotgun sequence and carries:
- the MPG gene encoding DNA-3-methyladenine glycosylase, producing MPRKRKLLAQLSALQSNSSVPPFDALGNLNTTPDGDSSPKSSKYFAIEKKSSCQLEADFFNQPCISLAKSFLGQILVRKLPDGRELWGRIVETEAYLGGEDEASHSKGGKQTQRNAAMFMKPGTLYVYQIYGIYFCVNVSSQGEGAAVLLRSLEPLQGLEAMRELRSASRKGPPKLLKDWQLCNGPSKLCQAFGIDKAFDQRDLTQDTAIWMVPGPDPPGEQDVVATTRIGIGNRGEWAQKPLRFYLRGNKFVSVVDKKTEREMAAVGRFSCS